Proteins from a single region of Dyadobacter fanqingshengii:
- a CDS encoding RNA polymerase sigma factor, which yields MSDEELLSLFENPETRRNAFSQLVRKYQQKVYWLVRKMVVDHDDANDITQDVFIKAWTALENFRGDSKFYTWLYRIASNEAINFLNKKRKRFFISINDVESELSEKLEADPLVSGDAIQLKLQKALLKLPEKQRLVFNLKYFEELPYEEISEITGTSVGALKASYHWATKKIEDYLNETD from the coding sequence ATGTCTGACGAAGAATTATTATCCCTTTTTGAAAATCCCGAAACGCGCCGGAACGCTTTCAGTCAGCTGGTGCGGAAGTATCAGCAAAAAGTATATTGGCTGGTAAGGAAAATGGTCGTTGACCATGATGATGCGAATGACATTACACAGGATGTTTTTATCAAAGCCTGGACTGCGCTGGAAAATTTCCGTGGCGATTCCAAGTTCTACACGTGGCTTTACCGGATCGCAAGCAATGAGGCCATCAACTTCCTTAATAAGAAAAGAAAGCGCTTTTTCATTTCAATCAATGATGTAGAAAGTGAGCTCAGCGAAAAATTGGAAGCGGATCCATTGGTAAGTGGTGACGCCATTCAGCTCAAATTGCAGAAGGCATTATTAAAATTACCAGAAAAGCAAAGGCTGGTTTTTAACCTTAAATATTTTGAAGAGCTTCCCTACGAGGAAATTTCCGAGATCACCGGGACGTCGGTGGGTGCGCTAAAAGCTTCATACCACTGGGCTACAAAAAAAATTGAGGATTATTTAAACGAGACGGATTAA